From one Triticum aestivum cultivar Chinese Spring chromosome 4B, IWGSC CS RefSeq v2.1, whole genome shotgun sequence genomic stretch:
- the LOC123090137 gene encoding tRNA-specific 2-thiouridylase MnmA yields NRAKKNLPPDPISISKLQRAATSCRPPPSSAPRAATNAAAVGGSPRRRRLPQSFRALSSSAPLAASPPNAPAPAPGVVQISEEHLVRCAAAGRAPLRVAVLLSGGVDSSVALRLLHAAGHSCTAFCLKIWFQEDFRNFWSECPWDDDLKYAQAVCDKIDVPLEVVHLSDEYWNHVVSHMINEYRNGRTPNPGVLCNTRIKFGAFLEAIENLGFDYIASGHYAHVVHPHVENAKEPSVLQLLKGEDLAVYLSINGAHLLQDEVCSLAVQMDLPNQARKDSQGICFLGKVKFSEFVQRHIGEMEGILLEAETGDYLGMHRGFWFYTIGQRQGLRLSGGPWYVVEKDVQNNVVFVLRNYYSLDKRRRTFRVRSLNWFSDSGPAITARRHERRDEEIF; encoded by the exons AACCGTGCCAAAAAAAATCTGCCTCCCGATCCCATCTCGATCTCCAAGCTCCAGCGCGCCGCCACCTCCTGCCGACCGCCGCCCTCCTCGGCACCGCGCGCCGCCACGAACGCCGCGGCCGTTGGCggctccccccgccgccgccggctgcccCAGTCGTTCCGCGCCctctcgtcctcggcgccgctcgCAGCCTCCCCGCCCAACGCGCCCGCACCTGCGCCCGGGGTGGTCCAGATCAGCGAGGAGCACCTCGTTCGGTGCGCGGCAGCGGGGAGGGCGCCGCTGCGGGTGGCGGTGCTGCTGAGCGGCGGGGTCGACAGCAGCGTCGCGCTCCGCCTCCTCCACGCAGCCGGGCACAGCTGCACTGCCTTCTGCCTCAAGATCTGGTTCCAG GAAGATTTCAGGAACTTTTGGTCCGAGTGCCCGTGGGATGACGATTTGAAGTATGCACAGGCTGTGTGTGACAAG ATTGACGTGCCATTGGAGGTGGTACATCTATCTGATGAGTACTGGAACCATGTG GTGTCTCATATGATTAATGAGTACCGCAACGGGCGCACACCGAACCCTGGTGTTCTTTGCAACACAAGAATAAAGTTTG GAGCTTTCTTAGAagcaattgaaaatttgggatttgaTTACATAGCTTCAGGACATTATGCACATGTAGTCCATCCACACGTTGAGAACGCTAAAGAGCCATCGGTGCTCCAACTTTTGAAAGGCGAG GATCTGGCGGTGTATTTATCTATAAATGGAGCTCATCTTTTGCAGGATGAAGTTTGCAGTCTGGCTGTTCAGATGGACCTTCCTAACCAAGCTAGAAAGGATTCTCAGGGGATATGTTTTCTTGGAAAG GTCAAATTCAGTGAGTTTGTTCAAAGACATATAGGAGAAATGGAGGGTATACTTCTTGAGGCTGAAACTGGAGATTACCTAGGGATGCACCGTGGGTTTTGGTTCTATACGATTGGTCAGCGACAAGGTTTGCGACTTTCTGGAGGACCTTG GTATGTTGTGGAGAAAGATGTGCAAAATAATGTGGTTTTTGTATTAAGGAATTACTATTCGCTGGATAAGAGGAGGCGAACATTTCGTGTTAGATCGCTGAACTGGTTTAGCGATTCTGGGCCAGCGATTACTGCGCGCCGCCACGAACGCCGCGACGAGGAAATCTTTTAG
- the LOC123092370 gene encoding uncharacterized protein, with translation MLQRRPSSRRSLFLCIFRSHPTTRAPPPRALVDDLQTAVAAAGPPPEAAAPPHNNGAAGVTLERQFTVPAPIYLCSAAANMGRSMRNAGGARVPSWMARLSRQRRCLKSVTAGAWSARRALLPLCCPSSAPIMSAKTACPIPGLGRRGRPPRRITPSLAPAAWTPVASGDACPAVENANG, from the exons ATGCTCCAACGCCGGCCGTCCTCGCGCAGGTCCCTTTTCCTCTGTATCTTCAGATCTCATCCCACCAcccgagcgcctcctcctcgcGCCCTCGTCGACGATCTGCAGACTGCAGTAGCAGCAGCAGGACCCCCGCCG GAAGCAGCAGCTCCACCGCACAACAACGGCGCTGCGGGTGTCACTCTCGAGCGCCAGTTCACGGTCCCAGCGCCCATCTACCTGTGCAGCGCGGCCGCTAACATGGGCAGATCGATGAGGAACGCCGGCGGCGCCCGCGTGCCCTCGTGGATGGCCAGGCTCAGCCGGCAGCGGCGGTGCCTGAAGAGCGTCACCGCCGGTGCGTGGTCCGCGAGGAGGGCCCTGCTGCCGCTGTGCTGCCCGAGCAGCGCGCCCATCATGAGCGCCAAGACGGCTTGCCCCATTCCTGGGCTCGGGCGGCGCGGACGCCCGCCGCGACGCATCACCCCTTCCTTGGCTCCTGCGGCGTGGACGCCGGTGGCAAGCGGCGACGCGTGCCCGGCGGTGGAGAACGCAAATGGATAA